TTGATGACGAAAGATCCTTTGTTTGTTGTTACCTCGAACTCGCTGGTCTCCTTCTTGACCTGCTCCATCGATCGTATGAGCGCAATGGCCGTTCCTTTCTTGTACGGTTGCCCGCTGATGACGTCCGCGACCGTCGCATTGTCACTGACGTCCATGGGAACCTTGTTGACTATAATTTTCATCTGGTCAAGTCGTGAGGGCATTGACCTAATTAAATAATTTGCCATAAAGAATCGTTATGCCAGTGAATGAATCGGGTCTTCTTTGGTCGCCTTTCATCCGTCTATTTATTTATATACGATAGTACAGTTGAAGCATGTGAACGTCGATAATGTGCTGGCCTCGGTCGAGAAGCGGATGAGGTCCGTCCCCGGAATAATCGACTTCCAATATCTGGACGAGGATTTTAGAAAAGAAATCGCAACAGCGGAGAACGCCTGCGAGGCCAATGGTGCCTGCGGAGGCCTGATGCCCTTTGTAAACACGGGCGTCTGGGAGACGCTCCGAAGGAAGTATTGCTTCATAATCGTCATAAGATCGAGCATCTCATTGTTGGAACCTTCAAAGGATCTCGTATACATCATGGATAAAAGAGGACAGATCATAGGGGAATATCTGACACCAGAGCGAAGGGAGGAATATCACGGTAGAAATGATGTACAGTTCTTTGGTGAAGATTTCGTCCTGTACCTTGACGTTCAACCTGAAGGTGAGCCGTTCTTTGTATTACCGGAGATACCATTCCATTTCTTAGATGACGTCGATGGTGTCATCGATGTTACGTCAGGTTCGATCTCGACCTTGAGCGACGATATCATCAGGAAGAAGCTTGGACATTTAGATTCCAAACATTGGACGCATCTGGTCGGGTTCAACATTGAGAACGAGGGTGTGTGAGATAGAGGAACAAGATTACCGATGATAAAATGGGCGCATAATAATAAACGATCAGGCCCATTTCTTTACCTTCATCACGATCTCATCCAATTTCGCCTGGGAGATCGTTGTTCCTCTTACAACACCAGTGATTATCTCCTTGATCTCGCCCTTGGTGCCGATATTCTCCTTCTTTGGCATGACGACCCTCGTCTTGACACCTATCTTCGCGAAATCCTCGAAGTCCACAGGGGCCTGGCACACTATCACTGCTGGCAGATCCACATTTCTAAGTATGAGCCTTGCCTTGTAGATTATATGGTTCTTGACGTTGCCAAGATGGATCAATGCCACCTTGAACTGCTTGATCCTATCGATCTCTATCTGGTCAAGACCGAACAACGAGCTGGTCGACGCATCTGGAGCATCAGCAGGCACACCTGACCCTGCGTTGATGACGATCACGGATGTCTCAATGCCTTGCTCCCTAAGCTCATAAGTTATCTCACAGACGGGCTTGGTGATATGTCTCTTGCCTGGGCCCATCGCAACGGCGACCACCTGCCTTCCGGATTCCGATATCGTGGCCCTTTGTGCCAGCGACCCTCCTACGCCCAGACCTCTTGATTCTCTGCATTCGACGAAGCGTGTCTTTCTGCCAATGCTCTCCTTCACTTATTCCCCTCGCTTGACACAGGTTGCTCTTGGCATGACGCATACTCCGCAAGCTCGCCTTCGGTCATCGAGGCGACTATCTCTTTTGGAGAACCGATGGCAACGATCTTGCCTCCTTTCATCATCGCCACCCTGTCACAGCAATCGAGCACAAAGTCCATGTCATGCGAGACTATAATAAATGTCTCCCCGAGCTCCTTTCTCGCCATCAAGACCGATTTGGCCACGGAGTTCTTTGTGATCGGGTCCATCGTACCCGTAGGTTCATCAAGTATGACAAACCTCGGCTCCTGTATAAGGACACGTGCCAACGCTATCCTCTGCTTCTCTCCGACAGAAAGGTTGTCCGGATATGCATAAAGTATTCTGTCGATCTCCTTCGAGGTGAACCCTATGCCCGACAGCACCTGGATGACCTTCATCTTTGCCAGTTCAGCTGGTAATTTCATCCCGATGCAGATCGTAAGGTTCTGAAGGACGGTGTTGAATGGATATAGCGAGTATTCTTGATGCAAAATACCTATGTAAGGAGTGGCACGTCCCCTGCCCTGCTCCCCCATCTCAGACATGTTTATCCACTCGTCCCCTATACGGACCGCCACAAGTCCTCCGGTGGCCGGTGTTATTCCAGAGATCATGCGGGACAATGTCGTCTTTCCTGCGCCAGAAAGCCCGACCAGGCCGAATATCTCCTTCTCTTTGACATCGAACGAGACATCATCTACCGCTTTGACGACACCTCTCATTATCGAATAATAATATTTCTTGGCATTCTCGACCCTGATGATGACATTGCCAACGCTGACGTCCATCATCTCATCGGTCTTCTCGAAGCAGACCTCGAACTCCTTGGTGACGTCCTTTGGGGCCCCATGTTTCATCACTTCTCCGCTCTCGAGCCAGATCGCGCTGTCAGAAAGACGGTTGATGGCCTTTGGCCAGTGCGAGGAAACGACCATGGCCATGTTCTTCTTTTTAACAGCATCGTTCAAGGCCTTGTGCACCATCTCGGCGGTCTGAGGGTCCAGGGTTCCGGTAGGCTCATCAGCCAAGAACAATATCGGGTCCTTTGCCAATTGTCTCGCCAACACGACCCTCTGCTTTTCTCCTCCAGAAAGGTCGCGGGCTATGTGCATCGTCCTATGCTCCATGTTCACGAGCTTCAAAAGCTCGATGGCCCTTTCTATCTTGTCCGCGTCATTGATCCTCGGGCCCATGGCCTCGAATATGTTCTCTATGACGCTGTTCTCACCATACAGCGCGAATGTCCTTTGGAGCATGATGGCGATCCTCTCTTTCATTGCCATTCGAAGAGGGTCCCTCTCTGGCAAGTTCCAGAAGTCGATCTCCTTTATTGTCGTGTTCGAACCGCATCTGCTGCAAGGGGCGCCTCTCTTAGGGATGTCCAACCTTCCGCATTTTTGACAATGATTTACCCTATAGATTATGCGTCCTTGGTCAGGTCTGTAATCATTGCTCCCCCTGAGGATGTGTATCAGGACCGACTTTCCAGCTCCGCTCCTTCCAATTAGGCCAAGCGTCTCCCCCGGTCTCAGGGTGGCACTGATATCTCTGAGGACCAAGTTTCCATTAAAACTCTTGCTGATGTTATCAATTATGACGAAAATCTCATTGTCCTCAGGCATGGGTTGCTGAAAAGAGTCTAGCACTAATATACTTTTCTATACCCTGTTAAGATAAGCTACCCAGATGATTAAAATATTGTTAATACGAGTTCACAATGTTTATATGGATGGATTATATATCCATCCATAATGTCCATGGCTTTCAATTCATATTTTGCAGGTGGCCCGACCCCCAAATATTCCATGTATCATATATGGAAAGCTTATCAGGTCATAGATAAACGTGGGCCCATCGGGAGAAAGGCATTGGCGGAGGCATTGCAGATAGGGGAGGGGTCCATAAGGACCATCCTTGACAAGATGTCGCGCGAAGGTAGCATAGAGAATACCAGAATGGGAACGGTGATAACTGAAAGAGGTAGGAAGAGGTTCGAGAACTCGGGGATCTTTGTCGCCCAGGTGGACCTTCAGGACCTAACATTGGGGAAGCATAATTGCGCTGTGCTCATAAAAGGGATGGGCTACAAGATCAAGATGGGGTGCGAGCAGAGGGACGAGGCGGTACGTTCAGGGGCTGTGGGTGCAACCACACTTATCGTGAAAGAAGGAAAGATGGTGTTCCCAGGCGATGAGGACTTTCCAGACCAATCACAGGTGGCCCCCTTGAAAAATGTGTTCCGGATGGAAGATGGCGATGTGATCATAATTGGGACGGCCTTCAGCTATGATGCTGCGGAGAAGGGTGCTGTGACCGCTGCGTTGGCCCTGAACAATCAATCTAGGAGATGTTGGACAGAAGGGACCACTCTATTAAGCCAGGACACAGAGGCGGATGACCTCAAATGTCTTTGTCTGGCAATCCATGAGCTTTTGAACCGTACCCCAGTGACGATGAGGAGCAGGAACAGGCATGGGGTCAGGTGTGAGGACGGAGAGGTGGTCGACACAAACTTCACAGGACCGATGCTTGAGGAGGCTCTGAGGCGAGGACAGATCATCAGGAAGACGGCCAACACTGGCCCTTTCCGAGGCATGCCTGTCGTCGTGGTTCCGATAATGAGAAAGAAAGAAGCGATCGCGGCAATAGGTACATTGGATATCAGTAAGGCCACGGTCTATGAGATGATGTCCAAGAGAAAGGAGAGGGTATGAGCATCGCTATCCCGACCTGATTTTCATTTTTTGTTTCGGTTGATCTTCAATGAAAACTCTAAGATCTTGGTCGCAGAACCATTTCTTTTTGGTGACCTATTAGTGATCGCGAATCAGGAAAGGGCGGTCGAGCTCGACTTCCTCCAAGATTTTTTATTGTTATCCTTAAAGGATAGATATTACTGATATTTCAGATAAATCAGAATTAATTAATATCTATACTTCATATCTATGTCTATGTCACAAAAAGGGTCATGTGTCCCTATGGATTACAAGGTAGAGGGCATCACGACCATCGATGAACGAGGCCAGATGGTTCTGCCAAAACAGGTTAGACAAGCAGCGAGAATTATGCCCGGAGACCGCTTGGCTGTGGCGATCGGTCATCGCGAAGGAAAGGTCTGTTGTATCCAATTGATCAAGATCGAGATGATCAATCAGAAGATCGAAGAGCTCCTTTAAGGTGATAGGATGGTCATGTTGAAAGCTGGCACAGAATTGACAACTGCTGATAAGATGGAGCATCTTCTCATCAGGCTTGGGTATAAAAGAGGGGAGCACAAGGTGGAGCCAGGTCTTTATTCACTTGGAGATCCCACAGATATGTCCCCAGTGTTTGTTACAGCGAATTATAAATTGAGCTTCGATGCATTGAGAACTGGACTTAAAGGTATGGACGCGTATATCTTGGTCCTTGACACAAAGGGAATCAATGTCTGGTGCGCCGCTGGAAAAGGCACATTTGGTACGGAAGAACTTGTCGCACGTATCAGCTCGTCTCGCCTTGAGGAGATCGTTAGACATAGAGAGCTGATCCTTCCCCAGCTCGGAGCTCCTGGCATAGCTGCCCACGAGGTAAAAAGAAGAACGGGGTTCAATGTGATATATGGACCTGTCCGTGCCTCGGATATAAAAACGTTCATGGAAGGTGGAAAGAAGGCAGACGAAAAAATGAGGACCGTTACTTTCCCCATGAAAGAGCGATTGGTGCTCATTCCCGTTGAGCTGAAGAATTTTTTCATCTATGCTCTGGCATTTTGCATTCTTGGTTATCTTACGGCCGGACCCTTCGGATTGATGGTCGTTCTATCCATCTACCTAGGGGGTCTTGTCCTGTTTCCTATTTTATTCCCTTATCTTCCAACGAAGGACTATTCGACAAAAGGTATGTTCGTAGGAGGGTTGATCTCCATCCCGCTCATTGCGGTGGCGCTATGCAAATGGAAAGGAATTGACACCATAGATTTGGTTGCGTATGAAATATCGATCGTATTATACTCGCTCGCATTCACTGGGTACCTAGGGCTCAATTGGACCGGCGCGACCCCTTATCCATCAAGAAGCAGTGTCCGACGAGAGATATTCAGATATATACCTGTCATGGCCTTGTTCGCCATCGTCGCTACGGTCCTTACTTTGCTCGCCGCACTATTTAGGTCAGGGGGGTGGTGAGATGGGCTCAGGATGTGATTGCAGCAAGACAGTTCGTGCCCAGGTTAATACATTGCGATATGACATGAACAGATGCGTGAACTGTGGCAGATGCTCCCAGGTCTGCCCTCACAGGGTCTTCGCGCCTGGGGACTTCAAGGCTTCGCTGGTAAATTATGAGCGATGTATGGAGTGCGGAGCTTGTATGACCAATTGTCCCGTTGGAGCGATCAAAGTGGACAGCGGGGTCGGATGTGCATATGCGATGATCACGTCTGCATTATTGGGAAGGAAGGAAGTGACCTGTGGAGAGGATTGTTGCAGGTAAATCTGGCAGACCATAGAAAAGATAATTATGGGGGGGCCCAGATTCGGCCTGTATGAGCGAAGATGTGGTCCTTAACGTCGACCCAGGTGCTTGCAGGTTCAAAGGGACGGTGACCTGTCATTTCAATGGGGACAAGGTGTCTGTAAGGTTGGAATGCGGTTGTCCATATGTTAGGAAACTGGGCGAGTCGTTGAGGGAACTTTCGGTGGAGGACATCATCCACATGCCGTTCGGGGAGAACAAGGTGTATATTCATGGTGGCAGGACCCTTAAACATTCTGTATGCCCCTATCCCATGTCCATATTGAAATGCGCTGAGAGCTGTGCGGGATTCGCATTGAAGAAGGATATGCACATGGAATATGGCAAGGGACCCTAAGATCGGATCGGGCTTTTTATCGCCCATCCGAGAGGAACTCGTCTATCTTCTCTGACCATATCACAGCATGGGGCCCTGCCAAGTACATTGCAACGAGCATGGCCTCCCTTATCTCGTCCTTTGTCGCCCCCAGCTCTATCGCTCTCCTGGCATGGACGTCTAGACACTCTTCGCATTTTAGAACGCAGATGACGGCTATCGCGATCAGCTCTTTCTCCTTGTTGGAAAGATTTCCGTCCTTGAATATTGTGTTCTTATAACGATAAAGGGCGTTGATGACCTCAGGCTGTTCTTTCATTATCTGTGTCAAGCTCATGATGGACACGAGCGGTACACTTGGATATATTACTTTCAAATCGTAGAACAAGGTCTGGAATGAGAGATTAGAAATATCTTGGTCCCCTGTACATATTTGGAGATGGGGAATGATCGAACTCAGTGACCTATATGGAAAGGAAGTCTTGAGCTCCAATGCGAAATTGATCGGGGTCGTCGAAGATGTGGCGTTGGACCTTGCAAATTGGAAAGTGCCAGCAATCGGAATAAAGATAAACAAGGGAAATGAACTTTATCTCAACAAGAAGAAGAAACTGGTGGGCCAACAGGTTGCCATGGTCAAGGTCGAAGCGGTCCGGTCCATCTCGGACATGGTGACGTTGAACGTTGAGATGGAGAATATGGGCAACACCGTCCTTGAGGATTACAAAGCACAGAACACCCTAGAAGACCAGGTTGGGAAAAGAGTGCTCGACAAGAGCGGAAGGGAGATCGGCACAGTAAAAGATTTTCAGATTGACATGGAATCGAGCTGGTCCATACCGATGTTCGAGGTTGTGGTAGATAAGGTGCTTGTAGACGAGCTTAAGGTCAAAAAGAAGATCGGGGTGAAGCCCACGATCAAATTGAGGACCTCCGATGTCAAGAACGTTGCGGACGTGTTCTTATTGGGCATCGATGTGGGTGGCATAAAGGACTATCTGAGCAAAAAACCTGCCTCACGTGTAGATTGAACATCATGCCAAATAAGATGGATAATAATTATTAAGTTCCAACCCGTTCACCGCCCCGATGTCGTCTTTAGAAACTGCAATTGACATCATCAAGGGGATGAAGGGGACGCTCAAGGTCTTCCCGCTCGACATGGAGACGAGAGAAGGTGTCGCCAAAGTAGAGCGTTGTATCAAATCCCAGATGGGGATGGAGGTTAAGAATGAGGGCGTCGAACAATGTATGCAGAGAAAACACGTCCTTTGCATCTTGAAGAATAAGGATTTCAGACCTCCTCCGGAACCAACGGTATTGATGATGGCCGATGATGGCATAGTCGTTGGTATCGAGGTCATACCTGGTGAAAGGGAGAAGTATAAAAATAGGGACAATGTCCTCTGGCTCTGCGAAGATTTTGTGATCTTCATGGATGTAAAGCCCCAAACTAGGGAATATTTCTTCATGCCCCCGGTATCATTCCCAGAGCTCGAGTCGATACCTGGCGTATCACGAGTCGTTTCATGTTCACCATCGCCTTTGGGGGATCTGGTGGTAAAGAACAGATATGGCATAGAGGATGACCCAAAGAACGCTACGATCTTTGTCGGGTTCGACAGTGAAGATTAAACTGCCTGGAAATGGTCTGAAGTGAAACAATTCTTTCCGACCTTTCTGATCAGATGATTAAAAAGATCGCGAATTTCGTCCCCGATAGAGATTAAAAAAGGTTTTCATCCGACTCCATAGACGTCATAAAATTTCGCTGTTGTCTCATATAGATATTTCCCAATGCCTGCTGTTGTGATATGTCATCCATGTATCTTCATGAAAAATAAGCGAAATAATGAATAATCAAAAATTGTCGGACCTGATATCATCGTAGCCGAAAAAACGCTGATGGTATCTATTCGGATATCTGGTGTTCTCAGGGCTCGTCAGATATGATTATGCCTGGCATTTATCCTATGATAAGGAGGCCCCGATAATCCTCATAAGGCTTGAGAATTCAATCATGCCCTGACATCTCAAGAAAAATGAGCGATATCTTGTCGGACAGAATGTAAGGTGCAATAAAAAGAAATGGAAAGGTAAAGGGTTTGATGCTCAGCCTCCACCACTTGGGGTGGCGTAGGCATGCCGTTCCGCCTTCATGAGCTCTTCCTTCATGCGCTCTATCTGTTCGATGGAGAGCCCTTCCGCGCGGTCCTTGACCGAGGATGCCTTGTACTCGCCCTCCGAGGCCGGTTCCAGGTATTCGACCCTGTAGACTAGCTTGTTGTCGAGCTCGATCCACTCGACCCCTGACTCGGAATACTTGTCGACGACCTTTCCGACGGTCCCGGTGTTCTTGTACCTGGCGAAGTCCCCAATCTCCATTGGACCACCTTACTTCGCGGGTATGATGACGGTCCTCTCGCCTGCTGGCATGAACTCGCGGAGACCGCCGCGGCCGAACTCCTTCGTGATGTTCGCGAAGTCGAACGGGAGGTTCTTGTCGGCGAAGGCGATCTTGATGAGCGGGTTGCATGCGTACGCATCCCCACGCGCAAAGTGCGGGGCTCCTGCGATACCAGCATATCCGGACAGGTGACCGACGTTCATCGCGTAGTTCGGGTAGTTCGGTCCACGGAGCTCGTGGGGCAGACCCTCATCAGACCTGTACGACAGCGAGTTCGCTGAACCGCACTGGTCCTGCAGGTCGTATCCGTAGAACCCGAGGCGGCCTAGGCGCTCACGGTGCTGCAGCATTGACAGGTACCAGGCGTTCACACCAGCGTTGGCGTTGGCGGTCGCCATGGCGACTCCGATACCGGTGGCGGCAGCTGCGACGGTCGCACGCTGGGAACCTCCGAAGTGGGCCTCCATCGCGGCCGGGTAGCGCTCGTACATCTCGAGGGCGTAGGAGTTGATCTCCGTTCCGAGCTTCTCGATCAGGTCCATGGTCGGCTTGCTCTTGCAGAAGCCACCGTACTTGGACTTCACGAGGTCTGCGGCATAGTAGACATAGTCCTCGAGGATGTTGTCAGTGTAAGCCGCGGTAGCATACTGCGTGAAGCCGACACCTCCAGACATGTACGATCCAAGGTAGATCTGGTCGAAGATGACCGCACCGAGCGCGACTACCTCAAGGGCTGCGCGGCATGGGTCGTCCGGGTATTTCCTGAACGACTGTGACATATCTGCAAGGAATCCGAACGGTATGCCACCGGGCTCGTTCGGGCCACGTGCACGGCGGGCCGGCATCATGGTACCCATCTCAAGCACGGACGCGTGCTTCGCGGCGTAGGCGAAGTCGGCGATCGCTGCCTCACCGGCGGCAAGCTTGTAGGCGCTGATGAACGACATCGAGATCTGCATCGCAGACCACCTGGACATCGTACCTCCATCGCAGACGCGGCCGACTATGGTCGGGCACCTGATGACCTGCCACAGGGACTTTCCAACGGCCTCCTTAAGCTGCTTGGCCTGGTCCGCTGGGAACTCCTTGTTGATGTTGATCACATAGGGCTTGTCGATCTCGTCTATAAGCTCGTCGTCTCCGGAGAAGACCTTAACATAGCAGTCCGCGGTAAGCGCTGGGCTGCACTCGGCCATGTGCTCCTGAACGACCGCGCCACCAGGCATAGCATGGTTGACGGTCTCCAGGTAGTGGTTGATGGTCTCTGGGGTGACTTCCTTACCTAGCCTCTTCTCAATGACATTGTGTGCCGTGTCGAGGCCGGATATGACCGTCCTGCGGATATCGTCCCAGCACTGCTGCATAGCAGCGTTGTTGACAAAGTGCAGGTCATCTGCCTCGACATAGATGTCAGTGTGGTTCAGCTGGTATGGCATCAGGACACGCTGTCCGAGAGGGACACCGATATCCTGGTTCATCATCGGGATGCCCCTTTCCTTGGCGATCTTGTTAGCCTGCTCAACCCACTCCCTCTTCCTCTTCGACTGCTTCCAGCCTCCGAAGGTGTAGTAAGTGGTGTTGACCTCGGTCGGGGCCTCCTTGAACTTCTTCTTCATTGCTGCCATGAACAACTTGTCTT
This genomic window from Methanomassiliicoccales archaeon contains:
- the mcrC gene encoding methyl-coenzyme M reductase I operon protein C — its product is MKESIGRKTRFVECRESRGLGVGGSLAQRATISESGRQVVAVAMGPGKRHITKPVCEITYELREQGIETSVIVINAGSGVPADAPDASTSSLFGLDQIEIDRIKQFKVALIHLGNVKNHIIYKARLILRNVDLPAVIVCQAPVDFEDFAKIGVKTRVVMPKKENIGTKGEIKEIITGVVRGTTISQAKLDEIVMKVKKWA
- the atwA gene encoding methyl coenzyme M reductase system, component A2, whose product is MPEDNEIFVIIDNISKSFNGNLVLRDISATLRPGETLGLIGRSGAGKSVLIHILRGSNDYRPDQGRIIYRVNHCQKCGRLDIPKRGAPCSRCGSNTTIKEIDFWNLPERDPLRMAMKERIAIMLQRTFALYGENSVIENIFEAMGPRINDADKIERAIELLKLVNMEHRTMHIARDLSGGEKQRVVLARQLAKDPILFLADEPTGTLDPQTAEMVHKALNDAVKKKNMAMVVSSHWPKAINRLSDSAIWLESGEVMKHGAPKDVTKEFEVCFEKTDEMMDVSVGNVIIRVENAKKYYYSIMRGVVKAVDDVSFDVKEKEIFGLVGLSGAGKTTLSRMISGITPATGGLVAVRIGDEWINMSEMGEQGRGRATPYIGILHQEYSLYPFNTVLQNLTICIGMKLPAELAKMKVIQVLSGIGFTSKEIDRILYAYPDNLSVGEKQRIALARVLIQEPRFVILDEPTGTMDPITKNSVAKSVLMARKELGETFIIVSHDMDFVLDCCDRVAMMKGGKIVAIGSPKEIVASMTEGELAEYASCQEQPVSSEGNK
- a CDS encoding DUF2111 domain-containing protein, giving the protein MEDGDVIIIGTAFSYDAAEKGAVTAALALNNQSRRCWTEGTTLLSQDTEADDLKCLCLAIHELLNRTPVTMRSRNRHGVRCEDGEVVDTNFTGPMLEEALRRGQIIRKTANTGPFRGMPVVVVPIMRKKEAIAAIGTLDISKATVYEMMSKRKERV
- a CDS encoding AbrB/MazE/SpoVT family DNA-binding domain-containing protein; translated protein: MDYKVEGITTIDERGQMVLPKQVRQAARIMPGDRLAVAIGHREGKVCCIQLIKIEMINQKIEELL
- a CDS encoding carbon monoxide dehydrogenase; translation: MVMLKAGTELTTADKMEHLLIRLGYKRGEHKVEPGLYSLGDPTDMSPVFVTANYKLSFDALRTGLKGMDAYILVLDTKGINVWCAAGKGTFGTEELVARISSSRLEEIVRHRELILPQLGAPGIAAHEVKRRTGFNVIYGPVRASDIKTFMEGGKKADEKMRTVTFPMKERLVLIPVELKNFFIYALAFCILGYLTAGPFGLMVVLSIYLGGLVLFPILFPYLPTKDYSTKGMFVGGLISIPLIAVALCKWKGIDTIDLVAYEISIVLYSLAFTGYLGLNWTGATPYPSRSSVRREIFRYIPVMALFAIVATVLTLLAALFRSGGW
- a CDS encoding 4Fe-4S binding protein; this encodes MGSGCDCSKTVRAQVNTLRYDMNRCVNCGRCSQVCPHRVFAPGDFKASLVNYERCMECGACMTNCPVGAIKVDSGVGCAYAMITSALLGRKEVTCGEDCCR
- a CDS encoding carboxymuconolactone decarboxylase family protein; amino-acid sequence: MSLTQIMKEQPEVINALYRYKNTIFKDGNLSNKEKELIAIAVICVLKCEECLDVHARRAIELGATKDEIREAMLVAMYLAGPHAVIWSEKIDEFLSDGR
- a CDS encoding PRC-barrel domain-containing protein gives rise to the protein MIELSDLYGKEVLSSNAKLIGVVEDVALDLANWKVPAIGIKINKGNELYLNKKKKLVGQQVAMVKVEAVRSISDMVTLNVEMENMGNTVLEDYKAQNTLEDQVGKRVLDKSGREIGTVKDFQIDMESSWSIPMFEVVVDKVLVDELKVKKKIGVKPTIKLRTSDVKNVADVFLLGIDVGGIKDYLSKKPASRVD
- a CDS encoding DUF2098 family protein encodes the protein MEIGDFARYKNTGTVGKVVDKYSESGVEWIELDNKLVYRVEYLEPASEGEYKASSVKDRAEGLSIEQIERMKEELMKAERHAYATPSGGG
- the mcrA gene encoding coenzyme-B sulfoethylthiotransferase subunit alpha, producing MAKEKDKLFMAAMKKKFKEAPTEVNTTYYTFGGWKQSKRKREWVEQANKIAKERGIPMMNQDIGVPLGQRVLMPYQLNHTDIYVEADDLHFVNNAAMQQCWDDIRRTVISGLDTAHNVIEKRLGKEVTPETINHYLETVNHAMPGGAVVQEHMAECSPALTADCYVKVFSGDDELIDEIDKPYVININKEFPADQAKQLKEAVGKSLWQVIRCPTIVGRVCDGGTMSRWSAMQISMSFISAYKLAAGEAAIADFAYAAKHASVLEMGTMMPARRARGPNEPGGIPFGFLADMSQSFRKYPDDPCRAALEVVALGAVIFDQIYLGSYMSGGVGFTQYATAAYTDNILEDYVYYAADLVKSKYGGFCKSKPTMDLIEKLGTEINSYALEMYERYPAAMEAHFGGSQRATVAAAATGIGVAMATANANAGVNAWYLSMLQHRERLGRLGFYGYDLQDQCGSANSLSYRSDEGLPHELRGPNYPNYAMNVGHLSGYAGIAGAPHFARGDAYACNPLIKIAFADKNLPFDFANITKEFGRGGLREFMPAGERTVIIPAK